The genome window AGATAATAAAAGTTAATAATATTGATCTAAATGGCAGGCTTGGCAGAAAAACAAATTTTGACAATTTAACGCCTCTTTATCCTGATAAAAAACTCAAAATGGAGCTTCCAAAATCAGATAAAAATACTAGCTCCGCAAGGGTGATAGACTTAATCTGCCCACTTGGAAAAGGTCAGCGTGCCTTGATTGTAGCCCCTCCGCGTTCTGGTAAAACAGTGCTACTTCAAACTATCGCAAAATCTATTGAAACTAATCACCCAGAGGTTGAATTAATCGTTCTTCTAATTGATGAACGCCCTGAGGAAGTTACTGATATGAGCCGCACCGTTAAAGGTGAAGTTGTTAGCTCAACCTTTGATGAGCCGGCAACTCGCCACGTGCAACTTGCGGAAATTATTATTGAGAAAGCTCGCAGAATGGTTGAACACGGCAAAGATGTTGTTATCTTACTTGATTCCATCACAAGGCTTGCAAGAGCTTATAACACAGTTGTGCCTTCATCTGGCAAGGTGCTTACTGGTGGTGTTGATGCAAACGCTTTACAACGCCCAAAAAGATTCTTCGGTGCGGCTAGAAATACTGAAAACGGCGGAAGTTTAACCATTATCGCAACTGCACTTATTGATACTGGCTCAAGAATGGATGAAGTTATCTTTGAAGAATTCAAAGGAACTGGTAACTCTGAAATTGTGCTTGATAGAAAACTTGCAGATAAAAGAATCTTCCCAGCAATTGATATTCTCAAATCTGGCACTCGCCACGAGGAACTTTTATATGAAGATGGTGAAATGCAGAAAATCTGGATATTACGCAAGATTATCTCCCCAATGGGGGCGATTGATGCGATGGAATTTTTGATGGATAAAATCAAAGGCTCAAAATCAAATGATGATTTCTTCTCTACAATGAACTCCGGCCCTGTTGTTGAAAGGGTTGGCGGCGGTGCTAATTCTTCTACAAGTGGTAGAAAATCAAGCATTTCATCTAAAAAAGATAATGATGATTAGTTGTTGGTAAAACTTTGCAATTTTAGCTTCTTACATATCATATTATTGTTAGGTAAGTGTAGATTTAAGTTCTTTATCTCAAATTGTAATGGGGTTAATGGTTAAAAGTTTTTCTAAGCTAGGTTTTAAGAGTGTTTTATGGTTAACCCCGCAATAAATGAGGGGTGACAATATAAAGTAAAAACAAGGCGTTTTCCAATTATTGTTATTGAATTTTAATGCAAAAAAGCTCAAAAAAAAGCCCTCAAAAGAGGGCTTTTTAATTCTAAAGAATAAGGTCTCAGAATACTAAGCGTTAGCGGCTTTTTTACCTTGATTTTCAAGTTTTTTACGAGTTTCTTTAGTCGCATTAACCATTTCTTCAAGTGCTGCTTTTGTTTCAGGCCAGCCACGAGTTTTCAAACCGCAATCAGGATTCACCCAGATTTGCTCTGGCGTTAAAACTTTAAGAGCTTTATCAAGCAAATATTCCATCTCACGAGATTTCGGAACACGAGGTGAGTGAATATCATATACACCAGGCCCAATTTGGTTTGGATACTTGAACTCAACGAAAGCATCAAGCAACTCCATCTGAGAACGAGAAGTTTCAATTGAAATAACATCAGCGTCCATATCCGCAATGTGATCAATAATGTCATTAAACTCAGAATAGCACATATGAGTGTGGATTTGCGTTGTATCATCAATGCCGCTTGAGGAAATACGGAAGGACTCAACAGCCCATCTTAAATATTGGTTTTTATCAGCATCTCTTAAAGGTAAGCCTTCACGAATAGCTGGCTCATCAATTTGAATGATTTTGATATTTGCTTTTTCTAAATCTTTCACTTCATCACGAATTGCAAGGGCAATTTGCTTACAAGTAAGCTCACGAGCCTGATCATCACGAACGAAAGACCATTGCAGGATTGTAACTGGTCCTGTCAACATTCCTTTCATTGGGTTTTTAGTTTGCTCTTGTGCAAATTTACTCCAACGAACAGTCATTGGTGCAGGGCGAGAAACATCACCGAATATAACTGGCGGTTTAACGCAACGAGAACCATAAGATTGCACCCAACCATTTTCCGTAAAAGTAAATCCATTAAGCTGTTCACCGAAATATTCCACCATATCATTTCTTTCAAACTCGCCGTGAACTGGAACATCAATGCCAATTTCATCTTGATATTTAACGCAAGCGATGGTTTTTTCTTCCAAGAATTTTTCATATTGAGCTTCTGTCAACTCACCTTTTTTGAACTTGGCACGAGCCTGACGAACATCTTCTGTTTGAGGGAAAGAGCCAATAGTAGTTGTAGGAAGTAATGGAAAGCCAAATTGTTTTTGCTGTTTTGCAATTCTTGCATCAAACGGAGAATTTCTGCGAGTGTCAGCATCTTTAATAGATTCAACCCTTTTCTTAACTTCTTGATTGTGAATTTTTGTTGAAGTTTCACGAGATTGATTTGCTTTTTTATTTTCCTCAAATTCTTTTGCTACAGCATTTGTGCCTTCATTTGCATATTTAGTGAGGATAACAATTTCAGAAAGTTTTTGCGTTGCAAATGCGAGCCAATTTTTAATTTCTGTATCAAGCTTTTTCTCATTCGCTAAATCAACTGGCGTGTGCAGTAATGAGCAAGATGGCGCTATTACAACCCTATCTTTACCAAGTGTTGCGATAGCTTTGTCAATTAAAATTGTAGATTTAGAAAAATTGTTTTTCCAGATATTTCTACCATCAACCACACCGATTGAAAGAGTTTTATCCGCAGGTAGTTTCGCAAGA of Rickettsiales bacterium contains these proteins:
- the metE gene encoding 5-methyltetrahydropteroyltriglutamate--homocysteine S-methyltransferase codes for the protein LAKLPADKTLSIGVVDGRNIWKNNFSKSTILIDKAIATLGKDRVVIAPSCSLLHTPVDLANEKKLDTEIKNWLAFATQKLSEIVILTKYANEGTNAVAKEFEENKKANQSRETSTKIHNQEVKKRVESIKDADTRRNSPFDARIAKQQKQFGFPLLPTTTIGSFPQTEDVRQARAKFKKGELTEAQYEKFLEEKTIACVKYQDEIGIDVPVHGEFERNDMVEYFGEQLNGFTFTENGWVQSYGSRCVKPPVIFGDVSRPAPMTVRWSKFAQEQTKNPMKGMLTGPVTILQWSFVRDDQARELTCKQIALAIRDEVKDLEKANIKIIQIDEPAIREGLPLRDADKNQYLRWAVESFRISSSGIDDTTQIHTHMCYSEFNDIIDHIADMDADVISIETSRSQMELLDAFVEFKYPNQIGPGVYDIHSPRVPKSREMEYLLDKALKVLTPEQIWVNPDCGLKTRGWPETKAALEEMVNATKETRKKLENQGKKAANA